Within Wyeomyia smithii strain HCP4-BCI-WySm-NY-G18 chromosome 2, ASM2978416v1, whole genome shotgun sequence, the genomic segment ACAAAtctagaaatattgattttgataCGTGGTGCGTGGTACGAAGGTTGAAGTCCCGTAAAGTGGTTTACTCCCGTGCGGACAAAGGAAACGCGATCGTAATTATGGACAACTCAGACTACGATTCACGTGTCTCCGACATGATAAATTCGGGTCCATACGAGGAATGTAAGTAACGGAAAACCAAGAGATCCACTAAACACTATGGTAGAACAGGCAAATATTACTAGGCGACAAGTAGCACACCTGATGGGAGAGGAGAAGTTGGATAGAAAACTACATGTTCCGAATCCTAAAGTAGCATCCCTCTACTGCCTACCAAAAGTCCATAAAAACCCGTTAGCTATGCGTCCTATTTCGTCCAATATCTGCACACCCACTGAAGAAATGGCTGCATGGCTGGTAGATGAGCTGAGAAAGTACCCGGTGACACAGGGGAAAAGCGTAAAAAACTCCGTAGAATTGGTTAAGCAGGTGGAGAATCTGGAAATCCGTAGGGGGGAAATCCTAGTATCCTTCGATGTGACTGCCCTGTTCCCAAGTGTACCTGTGAATGAAGCAATAAAATACTTGCGCACACACCTAGAACGTTACCGCGCCCCCCCCAAATCACATTGAGGCCTATATGTCAGTGGCCGAATTATGTatgaaacaaaatttgtttatgttcagaggAAAAATGTATAAACAGGTCTTCGGTGTAAGTATGGGTAGTAAATTGTCTCCACTGTTAGCCGAAATTTTCATGTCCAATTTCGAGGTTGAAGCTGAAGGAAATAAACTCTTCCCTCGGATATGGAAACGGTACGTGGATGACATCTTTGCTTTGGTGAAGGAACGCACGCTAACACAAACTCTCGACTTTCTTAACTCACGGCACACCACAATCAAGTTCACGGTTGAAAAAGAAGTCGAAGGAAAACTTCCTTTCCTTGATTTACTTATTACACGGAAGGATAACAATAAGCTAAAATTTGGAATCTATCGAAAGCCAACTTCAACAGATCGTTACATCACAGCTGACTCGAACCATTTCGGTGGTCAAAAACAGGCCGCTTTCCATTCCATGGCCGATCGCATCTTCAACATACCGATGGAAGAACAAGAGTTTttagcagaaaaagaaacaatatATAAAGCAGCCGAATTGAACGGGTACGACAAACAGTTCGTCGACAAAATCCTCCGTAAGCACGAAAGAAAGAAACACAGACGAGACGCCACCACTTTAATACCGGAAAATGAGGAGATTCGAAGAGTCGGCCTCCCGTTTTACCCTACCATCACGAATCCACTGAAGCATACCCTCCGCAGATATGGAATAAATATTGCACATAAAAGCGTTAACACTTTACGTGAACTTCTGGTTAACCTGAAGGACAAAGTTCCACAAGACGAACAAGCTGGAATTGATAAAATACCGTGCAAAGACTGTGACGCGGTATATATCGGGCAAACACGAAGAAAAGTTAAAGTGCGGCTTAAAGAGCATAGAAGAGCagtagaaatgaacaaaacgagtgaatccAGTGTAGCAACACATACAGTGAGTAACCAACACGAGATCGATTGGGATAAGGCGGGTCTGATCAAAAGCATCAATAAAATTGGTCTCCTCAATGCTTGGGAGTCAATGTACATTGCGACGGCCAAACAACCATTGATGAACGACGACGATGCACCGATCAACTTAATTCTCTTCAACTTGACAACGGGTAGAAAGTAATCTCCAGCTCACTCTCTTCGACGCGTGCGATATAACGTACGAGAATTTTAACCAGTTGGACATGGGATCTCGTCCTGTCGATGGGCAATatgtagcccgaaaccggtagaCGAAAGGTAATTATTATATTTTCCTTCATatctgtaagagcaataagtgtcttgTCTGATCACTCGTCGTGTTCCGTCTGTGTTCGCGATTGTTGactaatgccttgttcagactgaTATCGCCACAtaatatcggatatcacctcgagcgttcacatTACAGTGAACTGacatgatttgacatttgctttggtaattgaaaagagaagcaaacaaaaacaggtcaaagctaaaacaaaaCAACATAAGCAATtggattaggatagagatgtccgCGAGTTGACTCGCACCAACGCAAACACTCATGAGCAATTGTCAACATGTACGGgataaaaatagcaaaaatatttcctttcttttttctcgcatgcaacgcgaattgcgaaatttgtagggttgcgtcaaatgtctgttggccgtgtttccaactgcttgaaatgtggttataattggttttcgaacatgatatctgCGATAGCATGtggccgaggtgatatccgttgataGCTCGactgtatgggatatcaggtaatatggatggtgatatggcctcgatagcacgaacaAGAGTGGGCGGACACACCATGTCACACCCCTGCAGAGTGTAACGAACCTGCCATGCTAGCATTTTACGCTGACAATCGAATCAACCCTGCTTCCCGAGTTGTCAACTGCTGTGTCCAGTAACGACGACAGGAAACGAGGTCTAGCATGAATGTGCTCATTTTCTAACCTTCATTATACAGGCGAAGCCTCATCTGAACgagtaaaattaaaaatctttATCAAATATCTTATCTTATCTATATTGTACGAAGAACAAATACTGAACGTAAGTGATTGCTTATCTTtaattaattgaaataattattataaaatcAAATGTTTAAATCTAATCAAATTATTATATTGAAAATGTCTAAATCTAACCTAAACCCATTGCAAAGAGTGTAATTCTAATCATTATTTGCTTATTCTTTAAGGAATTTTTTAACCTACCTTAATGGGAAAAAATACACGGTTATCAAATTGgaaataaatttgtttgcttagaCAATAGGTggtatgcggtgtagtgtgaacggggtattagaCTTAAAGCTTTTATAAAGGGACTGTGTTTAAAAATCCTTTTATGGGTGCATGAAAGTGGTCTTGcagcaaaaaaaagtaaatgagAGGAAAGTATAATCAACCCGATTACTCTTCAAGTAATTTTAATAAGTTTGCGACGATTCTCCTGTTTTATATTCACCATTTCGAAATTATGACAGAAATCCTTCatcaagtttcatattttacgGAAGTGATATTATCGGCATAGAACAAACAACAGAATTGTTTTCGGGAATTCATTTAATcttttatttacaaaaaatgCCTTAATTCTACAGTtagtttttcttttcattaacaCTAAAGAGCAGCATTAAATACAGttgctttttttaaattacgttTCACTAAAACGTCCTCCGGCTTTTTCGTTAGTGTAAAGTGAAAagacaaaataaaatttgttaaaaacgtTCAATTATAGAATCTGTTTACAACGTTTCCTCAAATAACTTGACTGATGACTATTTTTGCTCAATGCTTAAAAGATACTTATTTTCTTCTGTTCATTAAATACAATTACCTTACTAATATAACTAGTTTCTTTTCCTTGTATTGACTTATGAATCATAAGTTATGATGATACAAAAGCGAATGCTTCTTTCACTTAACGTTTTgacatttgttttcttttgtgaTGGATGTTTTCGAATTATAGAGTTGTTAGTTGTAAagtgacaaaattttgaaaattactcGGTTGATTTCTTGTCAAATCATTGTCAGTTTACCTTGAAACTTATCTATTCATTTTTCAGCATGAAATCAACTAAAACTGTTATAACATACATTCTATTATTGTTCGTCTTGTTATCATCGGCTTTGAACAGTTAGGTGATCTCTTTTTCGCTTCGAACAAAACATTCAGTGACTAATTTAGAAATGCTTTCAATACTTGTTATCGGACTTTTGGTATGTTTCGGTACTTCACAACGCGGTTTTGTTTTCTGTAAATTGGAACAGATTGCTGCCCATCTTTGCGGTCATTATTGATAGGTTTTGTATTGCTGAGAAAAAGTCGTAACTATTAAAACGCTACTTAGGCTTTTTTACTCTGCCCATCTTGTACATTATCTGTTTGTTAGAAATACTAGATTTTTTCCACTGTGGATACAGTGACCCGATCACACAAGCGAAGTAGTGAGAGTACCCAATTAAAAAGATTCGATATGCTCCAACTTATTTGATAAAGAGGATATGGGACAGTTTGCCGGATATGAATGTTAAATTAGACCTACTGTCACTGTGTGTGGGAAGCTATAAAATGGCAGCCATTTGGTAataaaacactttttcactcaCAATTGTAAAGACAAAAAAACTGCGATGTCTCGATATGTCTCATAAACTTTACATACATCTCTGTCCATACTTCATTTACGAATAATTTGACAATTTCCATTGTTTATTGTTCTTAAAGTTTTACAATCTTATCTCTTCTCGCTTAACTTTTGTTTGTTGGCATTTCGTAAATAAATGTCACGCATCTTCAATCGGTTTACTTACATAGTTGACTTGACTACAATTTAGCTAGCCGACATGACACCAAGCAAAATGTTTTGCTCAATCGTTTCGTCAAAGTAGGCCATTCCGGTCTGAATGTTAGACTTGAGTAGGACGAAATTTATAGGTTAGAACGTTCAGAATTTTTCGCAACTTAGAATCCTTCAATGCTATGACGTATTAGAGTTTACAGTTAGGAATCCCGTGTTCGTGAAGAGTTTTAAATATTTGGAAAAGATGCCGTTCTAAATTTTTCATTACATTTAGCGTAGAATAATGTTCGATTTGCTCAGGAGCGATGAACTCTAGCGTGGCGGAGAAATACGCATTAATAATAAAAGATGTATTTCTTTTCATCTATGTTTACTTGTTTCTAAATTTTGTCTACTTTGGCAGCCATGTTTTGCTTTTCGTGACGTTTGTTGGTTTTTGTGGTTTCTTTTGTGTGATGTGTGTTTTCATTTTTCCGTGGTGATGCTGTCGGTGACAATGGAAGGTAACTGCTGAGATTTACAAGAGAGATATCATTTCCTTTGCGATTTTACACCTGTAAAACTTCACTCAGATGGCGGCTGTAGTCGTGCTCGTTGGTGAACTCGTGAACGCTGTTGAGGGAAAAGAATAGAAAAGAATTTAGTCTAGACGAGTATTATGAAAATttccttcgaaaaaaaaaaaagaatctgaATTTGAAATCCAAAACTAGAATTTCAGATTTCAAAATCCTAAATCTAAAACCCGAGGCTCATAGTTCATAGTTACAATCTAAAAACTAACAGTCAACATTATTTAAAGtttattatttgaatatttgaatcCAGGATTGGAAACTGAGAATTTTTAATTTGAGACTAACTCAAAATCTTTAATGCGAAGCATAAAACTAGAGTTGTAGACATTAATCTGAattacagacggtgttatgaacagatacgcaaagagtgaggtcgaaaactccaagttaaccgtcaaatcgaggctccaagtgtgcaacgtgaacaaactcatgcgtgttacttttcgtacagaatgtgtgttgcgatcagtttaaattctgtgaatcacgtgcaattatggtttcaacgaaaaatgtgttcgtcatgctcatgactgatgcattggaaattattataattgtatgaacaagcactgaaactcagtaatatatccttacaaagtttcgaaatttcattatactttctagtgcgtatgaaaagtcatgcgaaaataaatgtggttgccagaattgtttaaaataaaatattagcaaagtgttgccatatttactgcttttctctttgcgtatctctgtACGGTATTTCTCTGTACGGTATTTCTCGAAGATAACAGTGAAACTTACCTACCGACGTCGCGCTTCCGCCGTCGATCCTGAGACAGTGCCTCGATGCACAGTACCACAAACCGATTATCACAGGAATACCGCTCCTGATCgagtaatttattgccgagcaGGCTGCTCGCCAGCCCGACCTTGTCCGGGGACCCGGAGTGCCAGGCATCGCAGTACGTGTCCATCGCGCGCTCACCGAGCGTACTGGAACCATGCCACACTAGTTTCTGGGGCCTGGAAAATATAACATGGAGGTTAATTTTCTATATCTTTGAGTAGTATTTGGCCTAGGGGTTTTTTAATCTGTTTCCTCTTGAATTCTAATTAGTACGTCAGATTTTATTTGTTAAGTTTgacaaacaaagaaaaaaatatagaaacgGTCCATGTATTCGCAGGTGATGGAATGATAAACAGTAAATATATAATTTAAAGTGAATATTTTATATGCGGTACGACTACGTACACACTCTCCCTCCAGGAAGTGCACACGTACACATACAGCAATTTCCCGCCGTCTAAACACCGACACAGaggttttcttttcattttgcgACTCTATCATTCTAACCGTTGGCGATGGTCGCTCACGTACAGGATCTGAATGTACGATACCTCCCCCGGAAGGAGATGCGTGTAGGTACAAGGATCACGTTGGATGCTGTTTTAGTTCTGCCATGAAAACTTGACTTTTTCTTTTCCGAGAGGGTTCACTCTAGTATATCGCCGGTTACCGGTGCTCAGGTAGAGAAATCACTTTGAAAACACATTTTCAAAGCATGTTTCTATTCTATTACGCAACAGGAATGAGAGaatttagattgaatttttatCAACTTATCATCCTGTGTCGGTGAATTGTTTTGGTGTTTCGTTTATTAATATCAGTGCATGTGTGTTGCCTCGTTTTGCCAATATGTGTGGACTTGAGAATTACATTGACAATGAATGAATTCAACGTGAATATTTATAactaaaacagtaaaaaaagttcattttacaATTCTAATGTAGTTCCTGCTTCAGCTCTTCAAATAATCGAGTTGAGGAAATTCAAACAAACCATGGCTAGAGTTCGAAACCAAGTGAAGTTTAATTCGAAATGTTCACAAACAGCTAAAAAGGAGCAATAAAATCATCACAACTTTCCAAAAAAGCCCTATAAATGCGAGAAAATATTGATGTGTGGAGTTTTATGTGACCGGTAAAGCCAGTGAAAACAGGTTGAATGCAAAATAATGGTTATGCTCTGGGAATGGCATTATCTAGTGAATAAAGGACTAAACCAAATCGAACGAAATAAACAGATTGTTGTTCGAAAATTGAAAGAGTTTTTGATGTTGAGGCGCCGTGGGATAACGGTTCTAACAtaaaatggaaacaaaattcgTAACGGCcttctttaaaaatatttatattgaaaGGACTACACATAGCGCAGGTCTTCACAAGAGTGAAAATGCATGTTTCAAACCGAAGTTTTAGTTAGTGATCAATACTCCatgtgataaaaaaaagttgtgcATCTGCAGAAAACGTTACTATTGTGGTTTTCGGGAAAATAGGTTGTACTGGGAAACATTTTTCGGGGAAGTGGTACATTCAGAAATTATTTTTCGGGGAAGTGATACAATCGGGAAAATAACTTTCGGGGAATTGGTACATTCGGTGCATTATGGGAAACAGGTTTCAAAAAGATGGTTTTCGGGGAACTGTCATACAATCTATTGTCACGTTAGTTGCAATGCGCAATTACTAGATCCTAAGTTTTCGTCGAGATGTTTACTCAACGTTATAGTAttattgacgtagaactacatctcTCTTCATTATTCTGGGCTACATTCTACGAAAACTGTACAGGATCCGGCAACTGAAGTGCTACATTGAAGTCTTATGGTATTTTATACTGCCGACAGATATCGCTCCAGGACCTTATGTTATTTCAAGAGCAGACTTCAACTTCCAGGATACCCCAGACCCAATGTtgtcacattttcatctgtactggaagatgcaaaaatctttttcatttgTACTATTTCCAggaaaaatctgtaccaaaatctgtACCACTGGCCCAAAgtttttatattatatatattcataCAGCTTCAACGTGAATTGTTTAGAGAAAACTGTGACTGCGTTGACTCAGTTAATATTAATTCCAAACTACTAGCTcgattgtcaataaaacttttGCCCACTTAAGAATGGGGCTTggtaatgcatattaccgagccattgcggttcaatctcctgaaatttcagccaaaaaaaaacaatgaaacccatAATTCAGCAGCACTGCcgatatttcggatattttgtgccaacattttagtttggttaaatcgagatttacgaaaaaatgtataAGCTGCCGTTTTTCAACCGAGAGGTGCCATTCGCGGTAgtaaattaccgagatttgaCAGTAAATTCTAAGTGCGTGGATTGCAAGATCGCATTTATTGTATCGTTGCAGAGTCAGTCAAAAAGTTTTGTCTAATGTTTTCTAACCATCTAAAAAAACTGTACTTATCTGTGATTTTTCTCGAAATCTGTAATCtttacggtacagaatctgtaccgaaaaaatctgtaaatttccagataaatctgtacagttggcaGCCTCCCCCAAAATTATGGATTAGCCACtattacggatcacttttgtgtttAATGTTTTTAAACTCGGGTAAAAAAATGTTAGAGGGCATGCGACATTTTTGCAGTGaaatatgccatatttgctagctcAGCATTTGCAGGCTCAGCATTTGCAAGCTCAGCCTTTGCTAAACATCAGCA encodes:
- the LOC129719675 gene encoding uncharacterized protein LOC129719675, producing the protein MYKQVFGVSMGSKLSPLLAEIFMSNFEVEAEGNKLFPRIWKRYVDDIFALVKERTLTQTLDFLNSRHTTIKFTVEKEVEGKLPFLDLLITRKDNNKLKFGIYRKPTSTDRYITADSNHFGGQKQAAFHSMADRIFNIPMEEQEFLAEKETIYKAAELNGYDKQFVDKILRKHERKKHRRDATTLIPENEEIRRVGLPFYPTITNPLKHTLRRYGINIAHKSVNTLRELLVNLKDKVPQDEQAGIDKIPCKDCDAVYIGQTRRKVKVRLKEHRRAVEMNKTSESSVATHTVSNQHEIDWDKAGLIKSINKIGLLNAWESMYIATAKQPLMNDDDAPINLILFNLTTGRK